The following are encoded together in the Bacteroidales bacterium genome:
- a CDS encoding bifunctional 4-hydroxy-2-oxoglutarate aldolase/2-dehydro-3-deoxy-phosphogluconate aldolase: MAEFKRHEVAHLMRSTGIVPVFFHSDFETARNIVQACFEGGVKVIEFTNRGDFAHEVFTELRKYVQKELPGLCLGVGSVMDAPTAAIYMQNGADFVVSPILDEDTGKVCNRRKILWIPGCGSVTEISKAHELGAEIVKIFPGSQVGGPGFVKAVRGPMPWTDIMPTGGVEPTEENLKAWFEAGVCSVGMGSKLITKELVKNGEFSKIKDKTSEALSIVKKIR; encoded by the coding sequence ATGGCAGAATTTAAAAGGCATGAAGTCGCCCACCTAATGAGAAGTACCGGTATTGTGCCTGTCTTCTTCCATTCCGATTTCGAAACAGCCCGTAATATAGTGCAGGCCTGTTTTGAAGGGGGGGTAAAAGTAATTGAATTTACCAACCGGGGAGATTTTGCCCACGAGGTTTTCACAGAGCTTAGAAAATACGTTCAAAAAGAATTACCCGGGTTATGCCTCGGGGTAGGTTCAGTGATGGATGCTCCCACAGCAGCAATATACATGCAAAACGGAGCTGATTTCGTGGTTTCTCCCATCCTGGATGAAGATACCGGAAAGGTCTGTAACCGAAGAAAAATACTCTGGATTCCCGGTTGCGGTTCGGTCACGGAAATATCCAAAGCCCATGAACTGGGAGCAGAGATCGTCAAGATTTTCCCCGGATCTCAGGTAGGCGGTCCCGGCTTTGTAAAGGCTGTGCGCGGTCCCATGCCATGGACGGATATCATGCCCACCGGTGGTGTTGAACCTACCGAGGAAAACCTCAAAGCATGGTTTGAGGCCGGAGTGTGCAGCGTAGGTATGGGATCCAAACTGATCACCAAAGAACTGGTGAAGAACGGGGAATTCTCCAAAATAAAAGATAAAACCAGCGAGGCGCTATCTATTGTTAAAAAAATCAGATAA
- a CDS encoding sugar kinase, producing the protein MQNKKVVTFGEIMLRLATPQHLRFNQVKQFNASFGGGESNVAVSLANFGVPVSFVTRLPENDIGTACLQELRKHNVDTSHILRGGERLGVYFLETGAVSRGSKVIYDRFHSAVSQVEKGMFNWKEIFKDATWFHWTGITPAISQGTADVCQEAIEAANELGLTVSCDLNYRKKLWKYGKDAQEVMPELVKGCDIVLGNEEDAEKSLGIKPEGVDVTKGEVDAEAYRSVSRQIMERFPKAKKVITTLRGSINANHNTWTGTLYDGEKLHIGNKFDITHIVDRVGGGDAFMAGLIYGILSEMNDEDALNFGIASSCLKHTVHGDFNEVTVDEVKKIMGGDVSGRVSR; encoded by the coding sequence ATGCAAAACAAAAAAGTGGTCACATTCGGAGAGATCATGCTGCGCCTGGCAACCCCTCAGCATCTTCGTTTCAATCAGGTAAAGCAGTTCAATGCATCATTCGGGGGAGGGGAATCCAATGTTGCCGTATCCCTCGCCAATTTCGGGGTACCGGTCAGCTTTGTAACCCGGTTGCCCGAAAACGATATAGGAACAGCATGTCTTCAGGAACTGAGAAAGCACAATGTAGATACCTCTCACATTCTCAGAGGTGGCGAACGGCTGGGTGTTTATTTCCTTGAAACAGGGGCTGTGAGCCGTGGCAGTAAAGTAATTTACGACCGGTTTCATTCGGCAGTATCGCAGGTAGAAAAGGGCATGTTCAACTGGAAGGAAATCTTCAAAGATGCCACCTGGTTCCACTGGACCGGTATCACACCGGCCATATCTCAGGGAACAGCCGATGTATGCCAGGAAGCCATTGAAGCTGCCAATGAACTGGGTTTGACAGTTTCATGCGATTTAAACTACAGAAAAAAACTTTGGAAATACGGGAAGGATGCTCAGGAGGTAATGCCCGAACTGGTGAAAGGATGCGATATCGTGCTGGGCAATGAAGAAGATGCGGAAAAATCCCTGGGTATTAAGCCGGAAGGTGTGGATGTCACCAAAGGCGAAGTAGATGCCGAAGCCTACCGCTCGGTTTCCCGGCAGATCATGGAGCGTTTTCCGAAAGCCAAAAAGGTGATCACCACTTTAAGGGGCTCCATCAATGCCAACCACAATACCTGGACTGGAACCCTCTATGATGGTGAGAAGCTTCATATCGGAAACAAATTCGATATCACCCATATCGTTGACCGGGTCGGTGGCGGCGATGCCTTTATGGCCGGATTGATTTACGGGATTCTTTCTGAGATGAACGATGAGGACGCCCTGAACTTCGGAATTGCTTCCTCTTGTCTGAAGCATACTGTGCATGGAGATTTCAATGAAGTTACCGTAGATGAGGTAAAGAAAATCATGGGCGGTGATGTTTCCGGCAGGGTTTCCAGATAA